Proteins encoded in a region of the Arvicanthis niloticus isolate mArvNil1 chromosome 16, mArvNil1.pat.X, whole genome shotgun sequence genome:
- the Borcs8 gene encoding BLOC-1-related complex subunit 8 has protein sequence MEEPEMQLKGKKVTDKFTESVYVLANEPSVALYRLQEHVRRSLPELVQHKADMQRWEEQSQGAIYTVEYACSAVKSLVDSSVYFRSVEGLLKQAISIRDHMNTSAQGHSQETLSPPPSLA, from the exons ATGGAAGAACCTGAGATGCAgctgaagggaaagaaag TCACAGACAAGTTCACCGAGAGTGTTTATGTCCTTGCCAACGAGCCATCAGTGGCGCTGTACCGGCTACAGGAACACGTGCGCCGCTCACTGCCGGAGCTGGTCCAGCACAAG GCTGATATGCAGAGATGGGAAGAGCAGAGCCAGGGCGCCATATACACCGTGGAGTATGCCTGCAG TGCTGTGAAGAGTTTGGTGGACAGCAGCGTGTACTTCCGTAGTGTGGAAGGCCTGCTCAAACAGGCCATCAGTATCCGGGACCACATGAACACCAGCGCCCAGGGCCACAG CCAGGAGACTctatcccctcctccttccctggctTGA
- the Rfxank gene encoding DNA-binding protein RFXANK isoform X1: protein MEPTQVTEKLIPNQQSPAPDLEDPRDESPDSSDTVVLSLFPCTPDAVNPEADASASSLPGSFLKHSTTLTNRQRGNEVSALPATLDSLSIHQLAAQGELSQLKDHLRKGDNLINKPDERGFTPLIWASAFGEIETVRFLLDWGADPHVLAKERESALSLASMGGYTDIVRLLLDRDVDINIYDWNGGTPLLYAVRGNHVKCVEALLARGADLTTEADSGYTPMDLAVALGYRKVQQVMESHILKLFQSTLGPADPE from the exons ATGGAGCCTACTCAGGTTACAGAGAAGCTCATCCCAAACCAGCAGTCCCCTGCTCCTGACCTAGAAGACCCCAGAGATGAATCCCCAGATAGCTCAGACACTGTGGTCCTCAGTCTGTTCCCCTGCACCCCAGACGCTGTGAATCCTGAAGCAGACGCCAGTGCATCCTCACTACCGG GGAGTTTCTTGAAGCACTCCACAACCCTCACAAACCGGCAACGTGGGAATGAGGTCTCAGCTCTTCCAGCCACACTGGACT CCCTGTCTATCCACCAGCTTGCAGCCCAAGGGGAGCTGAGCCAACTGAAGGACCATCTGCGGAAGG GCGACAACCTGATCAACAAACCAGATGAGCGTGGCTTCACCCCCCTCATCTGGGCCTCAGCTTTTGGAGAAATTGAGACAGTTCGCTTCCTGCTAGACTGG GGTGCTGACCCCCATGTCCTGGCCAAGGAGCGGGAGAGCGCCCTGTCGCTTGCCAGTATGGGTGGTTACACAGACATCGTGAGGTTGCTGCTTGACCGTGACGTGGACATCAACATCTATGACTGG AATGGGGGGACGCCACTGCTCTATGCTGTCCGTGGGAACCATGTGAAGTGTGTGGAGGCCTTACTGG CTCGGGGTGCTGATCTTACCACAGAGGCCGACTCTGGCTACACCCCAATGGACCTCGCAGTAGCCCTGGGATACCGCAAAG TGCAACAGGTGATGGAGAGCCACATCCTCAAACTGTTCCAGAGTACCCTGGGGCCTGCGGACCCCGAGTGA
- the Nr2c2ap gene encoding nuclear receptor 2C2-associated protein, translating to MTQSLVCPETVSRVSSVLNRNSRQFGKKHLFDQDEETCWNSDQGPSQWVSLEFPQCVQITQLQVQFQGGFSSRHSRLEGSRGGAALGKIVDLYPENTNALQTFSIPTTEVDRLKLTFEDTTDFFGRVVIYHLRVLGEKAG from the exons ATGACCCAGTCTTTAGTTTGTCCCGAGACCGTGAGCAG AGTCAGTTCTGTGCTTAATCGCAACAGCCGGCAGTTTGGGAAGAAACATCTCTTTGACCAGGATGAAGAGACGTGCTGGAACTCTGACCAG GGCCCCTCCCAGTGGGTGTCACTCGAGTTTCCCCAGTGTGTTCAGATCACACAGCTGCAGGTGCAGTTTCAGGGTGGCTTCTCCAGTCGCCACAGCCGCCTGGAAG GTTCCCGGGGCGGGGCGGCCCTCGGCAAGATTGTAGACTTGTACCCGGAGAACACCAACGCCCTTCAGA CCTTCTCCATCCCCACCACGGAAGTGGACCGGCTGAAGCTGACTTTTGAGGACACCACCGACTTTTTTGGCCGTGTAGTTATCTACCACCTGCGAGTGCTGGGTGAGAAGGCAGGGTGA
- the Rfxank gene encoding DNA-binding protein RFXANK isoform X2, with product MEPTQVTEKLIPNQQSPAPDLEDPRDESPDSSDTVVLSLFPCTPDAVNPEADASASSLPGSFLKHSTTLTNRQRGNEVSALPATLDCDNLINKPDERGFTPLIWASAFGEIETVRFLLDWGADPHVLAKERESALSLASMGGYTDIVRLLLDRDVDINIYDWNGGTPLLYAVRGNHVKCVEALLARGADLTTEADSGYTPMDLAVALGYRKVQQVMESHILKLFQSTLGPADPE from the exons ATGGAGCCTACTCAGGTTACAGAGAAGCTCATCCCAAACCAGCAGTCCCCTGCTCCTGACCTAGAAGACCCCAGAGATGAATCCCCAGATAGCTCAGACACTGTGGTCCTCAGTCTGTTCCCCTGCACCCCAGACGCTGTGAATCCTGAAGCAGACGCCAGTGCATCCTCACTACCGG GGAGTTTCTTGAAGCACTCCACAACCCTCACAAACCGGCAACGTGGGAATGAGGTCTCAGCTCTTCCAGCCACACTGGACT GCGACAACCTGATCAACAAACCAGATGAGCGTGGCTTCACCCCCCTCATCTGGGCCTCAGCTTTTGGAGAAATTGAGACAGTTCGCTTCCTGCTAGACTGG GGTGCTGACCCCCATGTCCTGGCCAAGGAGCGGGAGAGCGCCCTGTCGCTTGCCAGTATGGGTGGTTACACAGACATCGTGAGGTTGCTGCTTGACCGTGACGTGGACATCAACATCTATGACTGG AATGGGGGGACGCCACTGCTCTATGCTGTCCGTGGGAACCATGTGAAGTGTGTGGAGGCCTTACTGG CTCGGGGTGCTGATCTTACCACAGAGGCCGACTCTGGCTACACCCCAATGGACCTCGCAGTAGCCCTGGGATACCGCAAAG TGCAACAGGTGATGGAGAGCCACATCCTCAAACTGTTCCAGAGTACCCTGGGGCCTGCGGACCCCGAGTGA